The stretch of DNA aatttgaaagacattttcttccatattaaATACATCCTATATAAAGGGGTGGATAGCAATTTGATTGTTTAgttattgataaattttctaATTTCTAGTTTTTATAATATCTGATTTAGTAatggtaagttttttttttttaggtattgttcaattaattttttgtttattagttattatattttcattactgttttattttctttacacCTAAAATTGTtgcacctaagctaagagtctCTTAGAAACAACTTTATATATTTTCACGAGCTAAAGATAAGGTTTACATACACTATATTCTTCTTATTCCCTAGACCTCACATGTAAAACTTCACTGGATATGTAGTTGTTgtgaatattcataaatttatcattattaCTAACCGTTCGACCgtcaatttttcatcaaaaataaaaaaagatttaatttaaGAAGACGAAAATGAAACACGTAGTATGTAATATAGGGGTCACGTAGCCATATCTACAACTACAGCCCGCGCTATAAAAGCTCACGTTCCCCTTCTTCCCATGCATGCAATTAtttaatacaaataatatattttttaattaattaataaataaaaacaaaaaaaatccttaTTTAATttgagtgtatatatataggtCTTCTATATTATTCAAATACAATAGAAAACTAAattcctatttatttttgttttggttgaTATTCTTTAATTAAActtagtaaattatttaatacactttaataaaaatttgttgTAGGTGATATTACAaagagtatattttattttcttatactaTGATTTTGTACAAAAAACTATATATGCTACAAACTTATAAGATTTTATGGATGGTTACAAATAAAAGCCACTAAATTAAGTTTTtgtaataaaaaagtaaaaaccaCTCAAGTTTACTTAGTTATCACGAAAGTCGctaaactattatttttaacaaaaaaattacttaattattccTAAATATTCACATAATATAACTAGGAGGAAACAAAAACTTAATTAGCTTAAGCTGAatgactttttatttataaaaaaatgattcgGTGACTTATTCTGATTTTTATCTAGGCAAAGTTATAATCGAATGTTTTTTTAGTgacttttttatgatatttgagtAAAGTTCAAAAAATCTTATGctattataaactaattaattttaatccGAAAATTAAATAATCTTATCATGCATTCCATAAAAGACACTAATAAATATAGGATGAGAAATAACAATCGTTAATTAAAATTAGTGTTGCTAAAAGCTTCGCTATTTAgcaataaaacaacaataataataataataattaatctcGATCCTCACCCAAACTTCTAGCTAGTACAACAACATAAAATTAACAAACAACATTTTTAGAATCGATCAAATTTGATAAATTCGTCctcgaaaataaaaaaattcaaccacTTGACGTCTGTCCGACGCGTTCGTCAACGTTCCCTTTTACGTTTATTAGCATTAGAAATGTAATTGATGTCCCCTTGAGGAATATCACACAAGTCATGTTGATCCATTGTCAATACAGTTACTGGACTTGAAGGGCCATAATTAAAAACTCCACTTGTTATGATTAATTCTTGAAATTCCTTAATCAAGAATTGTTTATTTATCATCATTCTTTGACACTTGCTTATATCATcctaaattagaaaaaaaaagaaaaagataatcaATTAATATGTGAAATTatcaaacaacaacaatgaaGTTCTTAGTTAAGTATAATACTCGATCCTTCTGTCACATATTAGTTGATTACCTTCCTTTTTACACACACATTATGAAATTATAAATACAAGGGTAGTTTTACCAATTCCCAGTTAAGACCTTTTTTGAAACTTTACttaatatgagaaaaaaaattaatgttttcttattttagtaaggtgatcaactaatatgagacagaTGTACTACTCCTTAATTTCCACATGATGtgacaattaatttttatagaGTCAAAAGAGGTTTTCTTAATACATGTTTTTTTGCaaagtatttttaattatagtatGGCTTATAGTGCCTTTTATCTAGCTTCtagatttaattatattttcaaattcgTATCGAATATTAGTTAATTTAATTCacatatttgaatatatatggCATAAgttaaaacaaagaaattattattttctaatttatttcttttttaaaaaaggattgTGTAAATATTTACCTTTTGATCTTGAGGTATGAGCCTAGTAAAATTATTGAAACAAGAGTCATCTATTAATAGAGACAAATCTTCAGAAATGCATGTAACAACAGATTGTGCAATCACACAAGGCCTGAACTCCAAGAATTTAGCATCTGTcaacatataaatattaatCAGTCTGTCAGTACATATAAGTTAAATTCCTtcgaaaaaaatgaagaagagttTTAAGTGATTGATTTCTCATATGACCACTCAACTAACCGTTATTATCTCAGAAATTCACTTAGATAATTATAAGTCGAGAAATCAATTCGAGTTTTAAGTGGTGTTTTTTTTACCTAAAAGAATTCGAAGAAGTAGGTCATTGACAGTNTTGATTTCTCATATGACCACTCAACTAACCGTTATTATCTCAGAAATTCACTTAGATAATTATAAGTCGAGAAATCAATTCGAGTTTTAAGTGGTGTTTTTTTTACCTAGAAGAATTCGAAGAAGTAGGTCATTGACACTTTTGAGTGAATTAATACTCCATTGAAATAATTCAATATATGAATATGGTGTTGTAGAATTTAATCTCCATCCTAAAGTCTCCAATAATGCCAATTCCATacgttgaatcattgttgattcAAACAAATGTCCAACTCCTTCCATCTGCAAATATcatcaaacaacaacaacaattaataacataatcaatatAATTTCACGAATATAGTCTATCGAGAATAATGTATACGTAGACTTACACCTATCAtatgagaataaaaaaaattatttctgatTGACACTCGAGTTAATCTATCTATCaataatgataatatatatttttatatatatatatatatataaactaccTGTAATTCAAGCAATTGAGGGGGACTTGTTTCATGAAATTTAGAGGCCACAGACAAACATGCAATTGAGAGTAACTCAAACATCCAATATTTCCATCcctacaaaaaaataaaattgtgtaatataaaatttgatcaattaactcgaattcaattgttttttttaaaaaataaaatatatttcttaaaaaaaacttaatataaattaatattgttACCTGGCACTTGTTTAAAGAGATAAACTGATCAAGGTAACTTGCAGCACCAAATACAGTTCCAAATGAGAGATTCCACCTCCTTTGAGACTTTACATATGTTcataatcattaaaaaaaataaaattaggagataaaaaaacacaaaaaaaaaatagttactaTGCAAGAAAAATTGAATCTTAATACTAGAACAATTTATACATGATACAATTATAGTAAATTTTCAAATACGTAATTTTAAATTTcgtacaaaaaaatattgaattcagTTGAACCAGTTGAGACTATACTACATGGACATGATCTTAAGGGGCAGAGATAGAGGGATCAAAAAGGGTTCATTCAAACTCTATTTGTTGGAAAAATCACACATTATCTTCATGAAAATTTTGCCTCTGCTACTGAATCTACATCTTTACGATAGAGATGGGAGATATGATTCATAAAAAAAGATGATGAAATTACCTTAATAAGCCAATGAATAGCTTTGAACCTTGCATTATCAATAAAACAATTCTCTTTTATAAACTTCACATAGCCTATTTTAGGCATGTAACTTATTTCCTTGTCTAATAAAATCTCAAAAGCTTCTTCACAATCttcttttgatttaaaaaagcAAGAATTTTCAACATCATTTTTTaatccttcttctttttctagcCAAATTTCATCACAAAGCAAACTCTCCATCTTTtgtagaaagaaagaaaaaaagtataatttttaaattattccAAGAATGACTTATAATTTGTCAGTGAAAAATTTAGAGTACAAATAGTTGGAAAAGATGACAAAAGGCAAATGATCACTACATGATAAGATAGTCTGCAAAACTATAAAAAGGATTTTATAAATTTGTCTCTTTCTAGTGCTTTGTGTCATGCACAAAAACCTTAAGGTAAACTTTAATATATAGTTAGAATAGTAGTATTAAAATTCTTGGTGGAGTAAAGAGTCATATGAAGTAGTAGTATATACAGCCTGGCTAGGGAAATTTATagcaaatttaatttaatttctatgaagcaaaaaatatatagaaaaatattttgggatCTTAGTAGCTAGCTCAGTTGGTTGACTATCTAAACTTCCCACATTATAAATATATGTGTGTTCATGATAGATAGTACTCTctttgttcctaattacttgtccactttttaattgacacacctattaagaaaataattattgacatagtgaggtTACCATTTTACtgttattaattataaagtgaatgaattaaaaatttaagattttcaagaagttctacatttttcaaagtaattaattgaaagtataataggtaaaaaaaaaaattgtcttttcttgattgtCAAAATcatgacaagtaattaggaacaacttTAAAAGagaaagtggacaagtaattaggaatagaGAGTACGCTATactaatatataaaaagaattaaataatttcttgatatgtgaaatattaattagtttgtatcaaattttagaggctaaaacattaattattttgaaccaGAAAAAGTAACTTAGATacaaatgcattttattttttttatttcaatttacgtgacacattttatttttattatatctcaAATATNNNNNNNNNNNNNNNNNNNNNNNNNNNNNNNNNNNNNNNNNNNNNNNNNNNNNNNNNNNNNNNNNNNNNNNNNNNNNNNNNNNNNNNNNNNNNNNNNNNNNNNNNNNNNNNNNNNNNNNNNNNNNNNNNNNNNNGGTTGAGGAATAAAAAAGAGGAGATAAGACTCATGAAAAATGGTAAATGCAAACatgatatatattatatttttgactgCAGTAACCTATTGCGTGAACCCACGAGGATTATCGCTGTTTGCCTTactcattttattattctatttgcATTGTTTTCATATATACTTAAAGTACGCACAAATTTAAGTTTTTACTAACATTTGTGGGGATATTATTAACTTATTGCAGTTAAAAGATTGGTACgtatatttctctttttcaatttatgtgatacgatttaattaaatatgagaaaaaaaatttgatgtccGTAGAATAATGTAATTATGAATCATTTATTAAGAAttgaaggataaaaaaaatttaagttaaattatttgaatagattaaAAAATGTGTCGAATAAATTGAGACGACGAAATATTTACGAAGAATGCACTTTTTTGGGTATTGATAAGGAATGTGGTGCAGTAACTTCCCCATTATCCCGTATTTTACGCCAGCTAATTCGCTGCAACACCacgaaataaaaaataaaaaatattcttactaattaatttacttatttatttttttcgtctcaatttatgtaatgctatttaatttgatatgatactgatttaaaaaatgtttcatataaatagtattttttttttatgtctcaatatatttatagtctttattattatttaaaactagtaaaattattcgcGCTTCGCACGGAAATTTAATGTCatggaatttataaaataatacttaaaacctattgggcattaaaactaaaacattatattatcttacatacaagattacgtagtaacaaacactaataatatatgtaaaggaaaatgaaaattattaaatcttatcatttatcctttaTAACATAAACATgaattaatgattgtaaaaatacattccatgatctgtaacataagcaatggtgtcagtgagccactcaacaggagcaaagtacacaaattaaggaaatccctctatttatagacaaaaaagggtagtgtgaacaaatgtttattgtgtcttatcacaaatgttacaactatttgaaaaagttgcaacccttcgaaaaggtcacaacctttcataaaagtcacaacttttcataaaagtcgcaactcttcattaaagtcgcaacttttcataaaagtcacaacttctCATAAAAGTTGtcactcttcataaaagtcacaactgttaataaaagttacaaattttcataaaagtcacatcatttcatgaaaggggaagggtattttttgaaataaataaatttagaagGAAATTTTTgcttgtggtggcgccacgtaggcgggcctagggttctcttttatataaatatatgatatatgtctCAAAGACTTGTCATTTTAAAAGTGAAAGGACATAACTAACTATTTTtctcctttaatttattttaataattgtGTTTCAAGACTACAAATACTTTAATTATGATACATTAATAGagaaatattcaacaaaaagaGATTGTATTTTAAGacataaataaaagtaaagtaGTTAAATATGTATCAtcaatcatattttatttttttaaaatagataaataaataaaaatatgataagtaTTTTAAGATCGAAAGAATATATATTGCATAATATTCAGTTCCTAGTGAAGTTGCTACAAGAATTAAAAGCCTCTCGTGGTTGGCTTAACTAGAATGAAATTTAATTCACACACTGACGCTGACAtcccaaaaaattaaaaggggtgTAAAACTACATTTAAAATAGGTTGGAGAGAATATAAGGAGTATTCGTGTGGTGGAATTAATAAAGACTTTTGAAGCTTGTGATCTGATaaattattctcttatttttcaatttatgtgatgatatTTGATTGGACACCgagtttaagagaaaaaataagaatgtTGAAACTTatgatctaaaataaattaaatttagctataaattattttattaacgATAAAATGAAAAGTATACTACTAGTAAATAGAGAAAGATGTGAGAACTCCCTATAGAAGTGAGTAAAAAGAAAGAGCGTCACATAAGTTGGGACATAATAAAGGATAGAAGGAATATACAACATTTTTGCGGTTAATTAgaacttttttttgttaagagtaattaaaataaaaacaacaactaTAACATACCCAACATAATCCCACCAAACAGAATTTGGAGAAGGTAGAATGTACGCAGACTTTATCCCTTCTAGAGAGGTAAGTGTaacataaaaagttttaattagatatatttttaaaaatatttattagagGGTATTTGGCCTAGCTTATAAGCTGGTCAAACTTATTTATAATAAACACTATTTCACTCATCTACATATTTGATAAATACATAAAGTACAAAAAGTGACTAATTAGAACATTTTTTAGGTATTGGTTTAATTAGAACATGACTTAATTCAAGTATCTAAATAAAGAATCCTAACTAGTTTAAGGAGTTGTCTGTGTATTAAGCCTTCATTATATTTTGTTTGGATACTATACATGCATCAAAATAagtttgacttgatttctcagtAGTCACTCAATTAGTTTTAACAAATAGTTATTATCTCAGAAAGTCAATTGgactaaaaaaaattttttttaaaaatataacaactattagttgagtgactatCTAAACCAATCCCTCTAAATTTCTTCCCGTTCAAGTtagtaagaattttttttgataataattaCACTTTGTAATGCATGCATGATAAAGGCTATATATATCATCTTTCTGTATGGAAGAGTGTCAAAATCATGATGCCTATAGCTAGCTGTCTATGAAGTCTAAATTAATCTATCCTCAATGAGTTATTAACAAGGAAAATCTATACATAGTGAAATATCTGCATGACAAATACACAAATCACAAAtgatatacaaatatacaaaaaaaatatatgtattcttTGACACCACTCTAAAGTTTGTTCTACAACAACATTTGGTCTAACCAAACATAGCTTACAATCAACCTATTTACTTTTCTCTTCAAttctattcttttttataatttcaccaaatcaaccaaacatCTCTATATATACACTTGACTTACATGCATTAAATAGAACAAACACATCAAGTTAAGTTAGtaacaaagggaaaaaaaatcgAGATTTGATTTTCTGTGCGCAAAAATGGGTGCTATTGAAATATTTCTTGTCTCTCTGATGATTGCATCGTGTCTCCTCTCTAGCNtttttttttatttagaattaatactatatatatacttacatttatttttttcgtgTTTCAGATAAAAATGCAAAATGTGACACGACTATGTCACACGAAGAGTATAGTTACAGTAAATGGACAATTTCCTGGACCTAGAATTGTGGCTAGGGAAGGTGATCGTCTTGAAATTGAAGTTGTCAATCATGTTCACAACAACATTTCCATCCATTGGTAAAccaattaacttttattttcgTGAAATTCATAAGGTTCAACGAGCAATATTTAATATTTCGCGATTATTATATAGGCATGGAATTCGACAAGTTCGTAGTGGATGGGCAGATGGACCAGCCTATGTAACACAATGTCCAATTCAAACaggccaaaaatatttgtataatttcactATAATTGGTCAAAGAGGAACTTTTTGGTGGCATGCACATATTTCATGGTTGAGATCAACTCTCTATGGTCCTATTATTATTCTTCCTAAGAAAAATACTCCTTATCCATTTGCTAAACCATACAAAGAAGTCCCCATCATCTTTGgtaattaacaagtcataattaattgaaatttttataatccTTGATTAATTTGTCtataagaaattaattatttgaatacaATCTATATGTCACACAGGAGAATGGTTCAATGTTGATACTGAAGCTGTAATTTCACAAGCTTTACAAACAGGTGGAGGTCCTAATGTTTCTGACGCTTATACTATCAATGGACTTCCTGGACCTTTATATAACTGCTCCTCAAAAGGtaataaaacaattattttgCTTTCCATATAATGGCACTAGAATATGATATTAACACTTTTAGATATGTTTTTTATACAGATACTTTTGAACTAAAGGTGAAGCCTGGAAAGACATATCTTCTTCGATTGATCAACGCTGCACTTAATGATGAGCTTTTCTTCAGTATTGCAAATCATACTCTCCAAATTATCGATGCTGATGGAGTTTACGTTAAACCATTTGAGACAAATACACTTATTATTACACCAGGGCAAACACATAATGAGCCTCATTTTCCTAATGCCACATTTTACATGACTGCTCGACCTTATGTGACAGGCCCTGGTACATTTGACAACTCTACAGTTGTTGGAATTTTAGAGTATGAATCAAAAACAAAACTCCATTTGAAAAATCTACCGCTCTTTAAACCGTTACTACCAGCTCTGAATGACACAAATTTTGTCACCAATTTTACAAGTAGATTAAGAAGTCTTGCGAGTCCTCAATTCCCTGCTAATGTACCTCTAAACGTCGATAAACGTTTGTTTTTCACAGTAGGACTTGGAACAAGTCCTTGTGATCAAAACAAAACATGTCAAGGACCTAATGGTACAAAATTTTCAGCTTCAATCAATAATGTGTCATTTATATTACCTACAACTGCTCTTCTTCAATCTCATTTCTTTGGACAATCCAAAGGTGTATACAAACCTGATTTTCCTTATAGTCCTTTAAATTGGTTTAATTACACTGGAAATCCTCCAAATAACACTCTTGTTCATAATGACACTAAACTTATGGTTTTGCCATTTAACACAAGTGTGGAGTTAGTAATGCAAGATACAAGCATTCTTGGTCTTGAAAGTCATCCTCTTCATCTCCATGGATTTAATTTCTTTGTTGTTGGACAAGGATTTGGAAATTTTGACCCTAATAAGGATCCATCAAACTTCAACCTTGTTGATCCTATTGAAAGGAATACTGTGGGTGTCCCTTCTGGTGGTTGGGTTGCTATTCGATTTCTCGCGGATAATCCAGGTAACTTCATAAGAATTTGTATTCAAATATCATTCGAGGTATTATATATCTGGTTAAAATTTCTGACTCCGCGAATAATAATGTATGTGTGTTTGTTGTTTGTTACTAGGAGTGTGGTTTATGCATTGTCACTTGGAAGTTCATACAAGTTGGGGATTGAAAATGGCTTGGTTGGttcaaaatggaaaacttcCAAATCAAAAGTTGCCTCCTCCACCAATGGATCTTCCCAAATGTTGAGAATTTAATTTTGTgcaatttttgttttgttagttGGTGGGGtaccttttgtatttttatttcttatcagTTCATgtatgtttcttttatttgattgtgtgagagagagagttAAAGGATTTTTGTAAATTCAAAACTCTTACAAGTTTGAAATCAATAAtgagaattaatataattatcacCTTCCTTTCAAATTATCTTAATATTTCTTGCATTCAGAATAATTGATAATATTTCAAGGGTGAAAATAATTTACACTTCCAATTTTTAAACCGTCTATAGAAAACAACTTCTTTACCCCACAAAGGTAAGGATAAGATCTGCGTACAGAGGTGGGATTACATTGGACATGTTGTTTAATAGAAGCTAAATGTTTTTTCtcgaaaaaaatgaagaacatTTGTTGATCACAGTCCTCTTGAACTGTTCCAATGTAACAGAAAAGAATGTAATAACACATTAACTTAAtgtaggaaaaaaaaattccaaaagaaaaaaaaaaggaagatcaAAACACTCAAGAAATCGCGAAATGAGCAGTTGAATTTGAGTTCTTGttcaacatttaggaagatctGAAGGTGGAGGAGGTAACTTTTGACTAGGTAACGATCCATCTAACACGATCCAAGCCATCCTTAGTCCCCAGCTTGTGTGCACCTCGAAATGACAATGCATAAACCATACTCCTGTTTTGACATATCACAATGTAtgatcattattattatttttacattcaTTTGTTTACAATAAAAGTTGTTAGTTACCTGGATTGTCCGCGAAGAATCTAAAAGCAATCCATCCACCAGCAGGGACACCAACCGTGTTTCTCTCTATAGGGTCCTTGAGATTGAAGTTGGATGGGTCATTATTAGGATCAAAGTTACCAAATCCTTCACCAACAACGAAGAAATTGTGACCGTGGAGATGAAGGGGATGATTTTCAGCACCGAGAATACTAGTGTCCTGTAACACAACCTCAACACTCGAATTAAATGGTAAGACAACAAGTTTTGTTGCATTGGTTACAAAAGTGTTGTTTGGTTGTGGTGATCCTGTATAGTTGAATGGATTTAGAGGGGTTGCTGGAAAATCTGTGGTGTAAATTCCATTAGATTGTCCAAAGTAATGAGATTGGAGTAGTGCTGTCGTTGGAAGGACAAACGATATGTTGTTTACTGATGCTGAAAATTTAGTGCCATTAGGTCCTTGGCATGTCATGTTTTTAGGGCATGGATTAGAACCAAGTCCTATTGTAAAGAGAAAACGCTTGTCAACGTTTTGTGGAACGTTTGCTGGGAATCGAGTGTTAGCTAAGCTACGAAAGTTCTTGGTGAAATTGGCAACAAAACTAGTTGAGGTCATATTTGGTAAGGTTGGTTTAAAAagtttgattttagttttgttgGTGGGAGAACTATGTAAGGGGGATTCATATTCTAGGATACCGGCAACAGTAGAGTTGTCAAATGTTCCAAGACCGGAGAAGTATGGTTGAGCCGCCATTAGGAAGGTGGCGTTTGGGTAATGTGGCTTTGTTTTGAGAAGAACATTGGTGGTTTGGCCAGGGGTGATGAATACTACATTTGTGTTAAATGGTTTGGTGTAAATAGCGTCTGTATCAACGATGGTGAGGGTGTGATTGGCAATGCTGAAGAACATTTCATCATTTAGTGCAGCGTTGATCAAACGTAGCATGTAAGTCTTTCCTGGCTTCACCTTCAACTTGAATGTATCTGAAGAAACATGATatgttaatttgaaaaagacCTTAGTACCGTGTCCTAGTTAACATATGCTAGTATGTGTTACCTGTGATTATCTCATATAAAAGCTTTAATCATTAGACAGAGCACAATttcatttacttaattatattctcaacaagcCCTCTTTACGTGCAGGACTGATTCTTTTTCGTAGACTAAGCACGTGGAAAACTAGAAATTCTTTTTGATAACTAGTAGCTATGAGACTCAAACTTATGACGTTTGTCTGCTCTGATACAATTCTGAAGCATGGTCATCTCTCTAACAGTTTAAGCTTTTAAATAAGATGGTCacagaacttcaacaacatggAAGATTATATCGTGGTTGTCATTATAGTCATTGATTATCTATGTTGGTCGGACTGTTCAAAAAATACTGTCAGGTGCGTGTCAGATCTTCCAAAAGTTAAGATTTTAGATAAGATGGTCACACATTATCAACAGTATGTAACATTGTGGTTGTCATTATTgttcagactcttcaaaaatgatCATCCAAAAGTTGTGCATTTTTGGACAATCTGACACGAGTTCAAcatcatttttggagagtctgagCAATATCGTTGATTATACCTTTCGAGGAACAATTATATAAAGGTCCTGGTAGGCCATTGATAGTATATGCATCTGAAACATTTGGTCCACCTCCTGTCTGAAGAGCTTGATTTATTACAGCCTCAGTATCAACATTCCACCATTCCCCTgaaaccaaaacaaaaacataacaTCAACTTTTGTGTCAACTAATGTTAATGGTTCTGTTTTACTATGATCCTTACCAAACATTATTGGAATTTGCT from Solanum stenotomum isolate F172 unplaced genomic scaffold, ASM1918654v1 scaffold17538, whole genome shotgun sequence encodes:
- the LOC125850483 gene encoding laccase-17-like, translated to MQNVTRLCHTKSIVTVNGQFPGPRIVAREGDRLEIEVVNHVHNNISIHWHGIRQVRSGWADGPAYVTQCPIQTGQKYLYNFTIIGQRGTFWWHAHISWLRSTLYGPIIILPKKNTPYPFAKPYKEVPIIFGEWFNVDTEAVISQALQTGGGPNVSDAYTINGLPGPLYNCSSKDTFELKVKPGKTYLLRLINAALNDELFFSIANHTLQIIDADGVYVKPFETNTLIITPGQTHNEPHFPNATFYMTARPYVTGPGTFDNSTVVGILEYESKTKLHLKNLPLFKPLLPALNDTNFVTNFTSRLRSLASPQFPANVPLNVDKRLFFTVGLGTSPCDQNKTCQGPNGTKFSASINNVSFILPTTALLQSHFFGQSKGVYKPDFPYSPLNWFNYTGNPPNNTLVHNDTKLMVLPFNTSVELVMQDTSILGLESHPLHLHGFNFFVVGQGFGNFDPNKDPSNFNLVDPIERNTVGVPSGGWVAIRFLADNPGVWFMHCHLEVHTSWGLKMAWLVQNGKLPNQKLPPPPMDLPKC
- the LOC125850503 gene encoding putative cyclin-D7-1, whose product is MESLLCDEIWLEKEEGLKNDVENSCFFKSKEDCEEAFEILLDKEISYMPKIGYVKFIKENCFIDNARFKAIHWLIKSQRRWNLSFGTVFGAASYLDQFISLNKCQGWKYWMFELLSIACLSVASKFHETSPPQLLELQMEGVGHLFESTMIQRMELALLETLGWRLNSTTPYSYIELFQWSINSLKSVNDLLLRILLDAKFLEFRPCVIAQSVVTCISEDLSLLIDDSCFNNFTRLIPQDQKDDISKCQRMMINKQFLIKEFQELIITSGVFNYGPSSPVTVLTMDQHDLCDIPQGDINYISNANKRKRER
- the LOC125850516 gene encoding laccase-17-like, whose translation is MGYSYLLFGFAILCLLPQSTFCITRHYTFNIVKHNVTRLCTTKSIVSVNGRFPGPRIIAREGDRVIVKVINQVSNNISIHWHGIRQLANGWADGPAYVTQCPIQFNKSYTYNFTIIGQRGTLFWHAHISWLRATVYGPIVILPRRNESYPFKKPHKQIPIMFGEWWNVDTEAVINQALQTGGGPNVSDAYTINGLPGPLYNCSSKDTFKLKVKPGKTYMLRLINAALNDEMFFSIANHTLTIVDTDAIYTKPFNTNVVFITPGQTTNVLLKTKPHYPNATFLMAAQPYFSGLGTFDNSTVAGILEYESPLHSSPTNKTKIKLFKPTLPNMTSTSFVANFTKNFRSLANTRFPANVPQNVDKRFLFTIGLGSNPCPKNMTCQGPNGTKFSASVNNISFVLPTTALLQSHYFGQSNGIYTTDFPATPLNPFNYTGSPQPNNTFVTNATKLVVLPFNSSVEVVLQDTSILGAENHPLHLHGHNFFVVGEGFGNFDPNNDPSNFNLKDPIERNTVGVPAGGWIAFRFFADNPGVWFMHCHFEVHTSWGLRMAWIVLDGSLPSQKLPPPPSDLPKC